From the genome of Streptomyces sp. NBC_01341, one region includes:
- a CDS encoding DUF6801 domain-containing protein — translation MAGTRRRTARGAAVATAVLLGGMLPGAQAASGMQEIDAGLAYTCDFPEGEHPVKVRIAVKFPGSAQAGQVIQPEDMALDLTLPEAATAGLAGSGAAAVSAEARLSVDVAQEGRSARAEWVGTAGAPVPVPETGELTLSTAGSVPYVKPGAPGELSFKASALSVELAVRKADGTPAEPPSVSATCVVDADQETTLATVGVGGGAETPTPGPSASDEWPDDEEQGEPVAPEIGKRAKESVSASAPSCVGDPMNEEGRDMVAYVAGYANVTKLDGATKFPPACARIHTYDGENYFEFPYVHAILNAAIVLDYQGKPQLPPTRGTFLTFGFMPTTATLEMTQIPPEPDSPKDRNVVSHGITDLLNGGFTKTTTTVDMDFVLRLYDVEVNGVALDVGKNCRTERPFRLSLAGLGTWDAEKGNVGYTVVTGGTLTGSVTIPPFKGCGAEEDLDSLFTASLSGSPGFVKQVQGAPCVPSTGGACTPEYQPQDIPKASR, via the coding sequence ATGGCGGGAACGCGCAGGCGCACCGCACGCGGTGCCGCCGTGGCCACCGCTGTGCTGCTCGGGGGGATGCTCCCCGGCGCACAGGCCGCGTCCGGCATGCAGGAGATCGACGCGGGGCTGGCCTACACGTGTGACTTCCCTGAGGGGGAACATCCGGTGAAGGTCCGGATAGCCGTGAAATTCCCCGGATCGGCTCAGGCCGGACAGGTGATCCAGCCCGAGGACATGGCGCTCGACCTGACTCTGCCCGAGGCGGCGACGGCCGGCCTCGCCGGGTCCGGAGCGGCGGCCGTGAGCGCGGAGGCCCGGCTTTCGGTCGACGTCGCCCAGGAGGGCCGGTCGGCCCGGGCGGAGTGGGTCGGGACCGCCGGCGCGCCGGTACCGGTCCCCGAGACCGGCGAGTTGACGTTGAGTACGGCGGGGAGTGTTCCCTACGTGAAACCCGGCGCGCCGGGCGAACTGTCGTTCAAGGCATCGGCCCTCTCGGTGGAACTGGCCGTGAGGAAGGCTGACGGAACTCCGGCGGAACCGCCGAGTGTCTCCGCCACGTGCGTGGTGGACGCGGACCAGGAGACGACCCTGGCGACGGTCGGCGTCGGCGGTGGTGCCGAGACGCCCACACCTGGACCGTCCGCGTCCGATGAGTGGCCCGATGACGAGGAGCAGGGAGAACCCGTAGCGCCGGAGATCGGGAAGCGGGCGAAGGAGTCCGTGTCCGCTTCCGCTCCATCGTGCGTCGGGGACCCGATGAACGAGGAAGGCCGGGACATGGTCGCCTACGTAGCCGGCTACGCGAACGTGACCAAGCTCGACGGCGCCACCAAATTCCCCCCGGCCTGCGCACGGATTCACACGTACGACGGGGAGAACTACTTCGAGTTTCCCTACGTACACGCGATCCTGAACGCGGCGATCGTGCTGGATTACCAGGGAAAGCCGCAACTGCCGCCCACCAGGGGGACGTTCCTGACGTTCGGGTTCATGCCGACGACGGCCACCCTCGAGATGACACAGATACCTCCCGAGCCCGACTCGCCGAAGGACCGCAACGTGGTGTCCCACGGCATCACGGATCTTCTCAACGGTGGCTTCACCAAGACCACCACCACCGTCGACATGGACTTCGTCCTCAGGCTGTACGACGTCGAGGTCAACGGTGTGGCGCTGGACGTGGGGAAGAACTGCCGGACGGAGCGCCCGTTCCGGCTCTCGCTCGCCGGCCTGGGGACCTGGGACGCGGAGAAGGGCAACGTGGGCTACACGGTGGTGACGGGTGGGACGCTGACCGGGTCGGTGACGATCCCACCCTTCAAGGGCTGCGGTGCGGAAGAGGATCTGGACAGTCTCTTCACCGCCTCCCTGTCCGGATCTCCCGGATTCGTCAAGCAGGTACAGGGGGCGCCGTGTGTGCCTTCGACCGGTGGTGCCTGTACGCCCGAGTACCAGCCCCAGGACATCCCCAAGGCGTCGCGCTGA
- a CDS encoding helix-turn-helix domain-containing protein — protein sequence MPRLIQPLDTGDPLGPLPQEFAAIMRPELPSLIKEIGVEVTRAYPEYARLLGGPNGQAIRVGVEQSLAAFVDLVAEPTSATPLRDDICRRFGRFEAYEGRTMETLQGAYRLGARVALRRAKKVGRRYNFSPSLMLSFADALFAYVDELETLSREGFLEVQSRSGEQSEAMRRQLLHLVLAGRPVPRSAIAELCEQTGWTLPEQVTLVAVRAPAGLDRISADHDVLIDPGDPQPHLLIPGAVDEDRRQMLERTVPNGGAAIGLTVPTALAADSIRWARRVLELVDAGVIEGTPFVRCEDHLITLWLLSDPALLDQLAERELAAVSGISATRRERLIETLRIWLDTRGTAAQMGELLDVHPQTVRYRMRSLEAIFGEQLTDPESRFSTEAVLRALQLRARGAQNLN from the coding sequence ATGCCGAGACTCATCCAGCCGCTGGACACCGGCGACCCGCTGGGGCCCCTCCCCCAGGAGTTCGCCGCAATCATGCGTCCCGAACTCCCCAGCCTGATCAAGGAGATCGGCGTCGAGGTCACCCGGGCCTATCCGGAGTACGCCCGTCTGCTCGGGGGACCCAACGGGCAGGCCATCCGGGTGGGCGTGGAGCAGAGCCTCGCCGCATTCGTCGACCTGGTCGCGGAACCGACCTCCGCCACACCGCTGCGCGACGACATCTGCCGGCGGTTCGGCCGTTTCGAGGCCTACGAGGGCCGCACCATGGAAACGCTCCAGGGCGCCTACCGCCTCGGCGCCCGGGTCGCCCTGCGCCGGGCCAAGAAGGTCGGCCGGAGGTACAACTTCTCGCCGTCGCTGATGCTGAGTTTCGCTGACGCGCTCTTCGCCTACGTCGACGAGCTGGAGACGCTCTCCCGCGAGGGCTTCCTGGAGGTGCAGTCACGGTCGGGCGAGCAGAGCGAGGCCATGCGGCGTCAGCTGCTCCACCTCGTCCTGGCCGGCCGGCCCGTGCCCCGCAGCGCCATCGCCGAACTGTGCGAGCAGACCGGGTGGACGCTGCCCGAACAGGTCACGCTCGTCGCCGTACGCGCCCCGGCCGGCCTGGACCGGATCAGCGCGGACCACGACGTGCTGATCGATCCCGGCGACCCGCAGCCGCATCTCCTCATCCCCGGCGCCGTCGACGAGGACCGCAGGCAGATGCTCGAACGGACGGTCCCCAACGGGGGTGCGGCGATCGGGCTGACGGTGCCGACCGCACTGGCGGCCGACTCGATCCGGTGGGCCCGCCGCGTCCTCGAACTGGTCGACGCTGGCGTCATCGAGGGCACCCCCTTCGTGCGCTGTGAGGACCACCTCATCACGCTGTGGCTCCTCTCCGACCCGGCTCTCCTGGACCAGCTCGCCGAGCGTGAACTGGCCGCTGTCTCCGGCATCAGCGCCACACGGCGCGAGCGGCTGATCGAGACGCTCCGGATCTGGCTCGACACCCGCGGCACCGCCGCACAGATGGGCGAACTGCTCGATGTGCACCCGCAGACGGTCCGCTACCGCATGCGCAGCCTGGAAGCCATCTTCGGTGAGCAGCTGACCGACCCCGAGAGCCGCTTCTCGACGGAAGCCGTGCTGCGGGCCCTGCAGTTACGGGCTCGCGGCGCCCAGAATCTCAACTGA
- a CDS encoding SCP2 sterol-binding domain-containing protein, giving the protein MPDNSSGNLTGDLSGLDFATVSPEEFARLVKGLSTKELSEVMRGELRTRVLSEVFGRMRQQFRPEAAGRLEALIRWRITGESDEVYETSIADGVCTVSAGRSDSEPRTTLVMADADFLRLVSGNGNPVTMFMMRRLKIAGDVGLASGLTRYFDIPKA; this is encoded by the coding sequence GTGCCCGACAACAGCAGCGGCAACCTCACCGGCGACCTGTCCGGGCTCGACTTCGCGACCGTCTCCCCCGAGGAGTTCGCGCGGCTCGTCAAGGGCTTGTCCACGAAGGAACTCAGCGAGGTGATGCGCGGCGAACTGCGCACCCGCGTGCTGAGCGAGGTCTTCGGCCGGATGCGGCAGCAGTTCCGCCCCGAGGCGGCCGGCCGACTGGAGGCACTGATCCGCTGGCGGATCACGGGCGAGAGCGACGAGGTCTACGAGACCTCCATCGCCGACGGAGTCTGCACCGTGAGCGCGGGCCGCTCCGACTCCGAGCCCCGGACGACCCTGGTGATGGCCGACGCCGACTTCCTCCGGCTCGTCTCCGGCAACGGCAACCCCGTGACGATGTTCATGATGCGCAGGCTGAAGATCGCCGGCGACGTCGGCCTGGCCTCCGGCCTCACCCGCTACTTCGACATCCCGAAGGCCTGA
- a CDS encoding acyl-CoA dehydrogenase family protein yields MSYFSLALTEEQQDLRDWVHGFAAEVVRPAAAEWDAREETPWPVIQEAARIGLYGFESLADMYGDPSGLSLQIANEELFWGDAGIGMALFGTSLAVAGIFASGTPDQLAEWVPQCYGDADDPKVAAFCVSEPQAGSDVSAMATRARYDEAADEWVLSGQKAWITNGGIAEVHVVVASVEPSLGARGQAAFIVPPGTRGLVPGRTVKKLGLRASHTADLFLDDVRVPGHCLLGGKEKLDARLARAREGGDAKGQAAMATFEVSRPTVGAQALGIARAAYEYALEYAGQREAFGRPVIENQSIAFALADIRTEIEAVRLLIWQAAWMARNDRTFDAGQGSMSKLRAGELAVSATEKAVQILGGAGYSREHPVERMYRDAKIYTIFEGTSEIQRLVIARAISGRHIR; encoded by the coding sequence ATGAGCTACTTCTCCCTCGCCCTCACCGAGGAACAGCAGGACCTGCGTGACTGGGTGCACGGCTTCGCCGCCGAGGTGGTGCGCCCCGCGGCGGCCGAATGGGACGCCAGGGAGGAGACGCCGTGGCCCGTGATCCAGGAGGCGGCCCGGATCGGGCTGTACGGATTCGAGTCGCTGGCCGACATGTACGGCGACCCCAGCGGGCTCTCCCTCCAGATAGCCAACGAGGAGCTGTTCTGGGGCGACGCCGGGATCGGCATGGCCCTCTTCGGCACCTCGCTCGCCGTCGCCGGGATCTTCGCCTCGGGCACGCCCGACCAGCTCGCCGAGTGGGTCCCTCAGTGCTACGGCGACGCGGACGACCCGAAGGTGGCCGCCTTCTGCGTGTCGGAACCGCAGGCGGGGTCCGACGTCTCGGCGATGGCCACTCGGGCCCGCTACGACGAGGCCGCCGACGAGTGGGTGCTCTCGGGCCAGAAGGCGTGGATCACCAACGGCGGCATCGCCGAGGTGCACGTGGTGGTGGCGTCGGTCGAGCCGTCCCTGGGCGCGCGCGGACAGGCCGCGTTCATCGTGCCGCCGGGCACCCGGGGCCTCGTGCCGGGCCGCACCGTGAAGAAGCTCGGGCTGCGGGCCTCGCACACGGCCGACCTCTTCCTCGACGACGTACGTGTGCCGGGACACTGCCTGCTGGGCGGGAAGGAGAAGCTGGACGCCCGGCTGGCCCGTGCCCGCGAGGGCGGCGACGCCAAGGGCCAGGCCGCCATGGCCACCTTCGAGGTCAGCCGCCCCACCGTGGGCGCGCAGGCACTGGGCATCGCCCGTGCCGCGTACGAGTACGCCCTGGAGTACGCCGGGCAGCGCGAGGCGTTCGGCAGGCCGGTCATCGAGAACCAGTCGATCGCGTTCGCGCTGGCCGACATCCGCACCGAGATCGAGGCCGTACGGCTGCTCATCTGGCAGGCCGCCTGGATGGCCCGCAACGACCGCACCTTCGACGCGGGACAGGGCTCGATGTCCAAGCTGCGCGCGGGTGAGCTGGCGGTGTCGGCCACGGAGAAGGCCGTCCAGATCCTGGGCGGCGCCGGCTACAGCAGGGAACATCCGGTGGAGCGGATGTACCGCGACGCCAAGATCTACACCATCTTCGAGGGGACCAGCGAGATCCAGCGCCTGGTGATCGCCCGCGCGATCTCGGGGCGCCACATCCGCTGA
- a CDS encoding YchJ family protein codes for MSRRTSRPRGSAPAGTSPGRITPQSPCPCGLPATYGDCCGRLHAGTAAAPTCEALMRSRYAAFVVQDAGYLLRTWHPETRPPSVDFDPAMRWTGLDILETTEGSAFHTTGTVTFRAHYTDGGRPDALHEKSRFVRHEGAWVYATAVFVD; via the coding sequence ATGTCACGACGTACCTCCCGCCCTCGCGGATCCGCCCCCGCCGGAACGAGCCCCGGCCGGATCACCCCCCAGTCACCGTGCCCGTGCGGCCTGCCGGCCACGTACGGGGACTGCTGCGGCAGGCTGCACGCGGGGACGGCGGCCGCCCCGACGTGCGAGGCGCTGATGCGCTCCCGGTACGCGGCCTTCGTCGTCCAGGACGCCGGCTACCTGCTGCGCACCTGGCACCCGGAGACGCGCCCGCCGTCCGTGGACTTCGACCCGGCGATGCGCTGGACGGGCCTGGACATCCTGGAGACCACGGAGGGGAGCGCGTTCCACACCACCGGCACGGTGACGTTCCGGGCGCACTACACCGACGGCGGCCGCCCCGACGCCCTCCACGAGAAGAGCCGCTTCGTACGGCACGAAGGGGCATGGGTCTACGCGACGGCCGTCTTCGTCGACTGA
- a CDS encoding DUF397 domain-containing protein yields MNHIYNGMPAADLGTEGWYKPWSGGNGGNCIEAMKLADGRVAVRQSADPDGPALIYSNGEIAAFIQGAKAGQADFLLT; encoded by the coding sequence ATGAACCACATATACAACGGCATGCCGGCCGCCGACCTCGGCACCGAAGGCTGGTACAAGCCGTGGAGCGGTGGGAACGGCGGCAACTGCATCGAGGCCATGAAGCTCGCGGACGGCAGGGTCGCCGTGCGGCAGTCCGCCGACCCGGACGGCCCTGCCCTCATCTACTCCAACGGCGAGATCGCCGCCTTCATCCAGGGTGCCAAGGCCGGCCAGGCCGACTTCCTGCTCACCTGA
- a CDS encoding helix-turn-helix domain-containing protein, whose product MSEPRSAPTVGQVVLGKRLQDLRERVGLSRDQAAKVLRVAPGTIRRMETAEVGLKIPYVQLLLKAYGIADDEADAFVELAEEANKPGWWQRFHDVLPDWFSMYVSLEGAASLLRTYEPHFVPGLLQTQDYARSVLRTGAVGQARPEDIERHVALRMQRQSLLTEAEAPKLWVVMDETVLRRPVGGPDVMRGQIDRLLEATDLPNVTLQIAEFATGHHPGTYGPFVLFRFAVPELPDMVYSEYLTGAVYFDARPEVASYLEVMDRMAAQAATAQRTKEILRDFRKEL is encoded by the coding sequence GTGAGCGAACCGCGGTCCGCCCCGACCGTGGGCCAGGTAGTACTGGGCAAGCGACTGCAGGATCTGCGGGAGCGTGTCGGCCTGAGCCGCGACCAGGCTGCGAAGGTGCTCCGCGTCGCCCCGGGCACCATACGCAGGATGGAGACAGCCGAAGTCGGGCTGAAGATCCCTTACGTCCAACTCCTCCTCAAGGCCTACGGGATCGCCGACGACGAAGCCGACGCGTTCGTCGAGCTCGCGGAGGAGGCCAACAAGCCCGGCTGGTGGCAGCGCTTCCACGACGTGCTGCCCGACTGGTTCAGCATGTACGTCAGCCTGGAGGGCGCGGCGAGCCTCCTGCGCACGTACGAACCCCACTTCGTCCCCGGCCTGTTGCAGACGCAGGACTACGCCCGGTCCGTCCTGCGCACCGGAGCGGTCGGTCAGGCCCGGCCGGAGGACATCGAGCGCCACGTGGCGCTGCGCATGCAGCGGCAGTCCCTGTTGACCGAGGCGGAGGCGCCGAAGCTGTGGGTGGTGATGGACGAGACCGTCCTGCGCCGCCCCGTCGGCGGTCCCGACGTCATGCGTGGGCAGATCGACCGGCTGCTCGAGGCGACGGACCTGCCCAACGTGACCCTGCAGATCGCGGAGTTCGCGACCGGTCACCACCCCGGCACCTACGGGCCGTTCGTCCTCTTCCGGTTCGCGGTCCCGGAACTCCCCGACATGGTCTACAGCGAGTACCTGACCGGCGCCGTCTACTTCGACGCGCGCCCCGAGGTGGCTTCCTACCTCGAGGTCATGGACCGCATGGCGGCCCAGGCGGCGACTGCACAACGCACGAAGGAAATCCTCAGGGACTTCCGCAAGGAGCTGTGA
- a CDS encoding ATP-binding protein, whose translation MAPGSALIPRLMDLSPGTEALRYCFALPAHPESVAGARRLTRARLAEWRLTGDTHDAAVLIVSELVTNAVVHTASARVVCELRCREGRLRVAVQDQGHLPGGPRLSLTADGEHGRGLLLVDSMSLAWGSHDAGDHSGRIVWAELPDGTGAAC comes from the coding sequence GTGGCACCTGGCAGTGCGCTCATCCCCCGGCTCATGGACCTCAGCCCCGGGACGGAGGCGCTCCGTTACTGCTTCGCCCTGCCCGCGCACCCCGAATCGGTCGCCGGTGCGCGACGCCTTACGCGGGCGCGGCTCGCCGAGTGGCGACTGACGGGTGACACGCACGACGCGGCGGTGCTGATCGTCTCGGAGCTGGTCACCAACGCCGTCGTGCACACGGCGAGCGCGCGGGTCGTCTGCGAGCTCCGCTGCCGCGAGGGGCGGTTGCGTGTCGCCGTGCAGGACCAGGGGCACCTGCCGGGCGGGCCGCGGCTGTCACTCACGGCCGACGGCGAACACGGCCGCGGCCTTCTGCTGGTCGATTCCATGTCCCTCGCCTGGGGTTCCCACGACGCCGGGGACCACTCCGGCCGGATCGTGTGGGCGGAGCTCCCGGACGGCACGGGGGCGGCATGCTGA
- a CDS encoding 6-phospho-beta-glucosidase, giving the protein MKLTILGGGGFRVPLVYGALLGDHAEGRVSRVTLYDTDADRLTAVARVLREQAGGVADAPETVATDDLDEALRGADFVFSAIRVGGLEGRAADERVALDEGVLGQETVGAGGIAFGLRTVPVATELARRIARLAPDAWVINFTNPAGLVTEAMSRHLGDRVIGICDSPVGLGRRIARVLGADPNLAWIDYVGLNHLGWVRGLRVGGRDELPRLLGDPALLGSFEEGRLFGPDWLRSLGAVPNEYLHYYYFNREAVRAYREAEQTRGAFLREQQEGFYARMKDPDAPALATWDRTRAEREATYMSENRDVAGAGEREASDLGSGGYEQVALALMRAVARDERTTLILNVRNRGTLSVLDADAVIEVPCLVDANGAHPVAVDPLPYHAVGLVTAVKGVERAVLDAAGTGSRGAAVRAFALHPLVDSVSVARRLVEGYTRVHPGLAYLDRP; this is encoded by the coding sequence GTGAAGCTGACAATTCTTGGCGGCGGCGGGTTCCGCGTGCCACTCGTGTACGGGGCGCTGCTCGGGGACCATGCCGAGGGCCGCGTCTCCCGTGTGACCCTGTACGACACGGACGCGGACCGGCTCACCGCAGTCGCCCGGGTGCTCCGTGAACAGGCGGGCGGAGTCGCCGACGCACCCGAGACCGTCGCCACCGACGACCTCGACGAGGCCCTGCGGGGCGCGGACTTCGTCTTCTCCGCCATCCGGGTGGGCGGACTCGAAGGCCGCGCGGCCGACGAGCGCGTCGCACTCGACGAGGGCGTCCTCGGCCAGGAGACCGTCGGGGCCGGCGGCATCGCCTTCGGGCTGCGCACGGTTCCCGTGGCCACCGAACTCGCCCGCCGCATCGCCCGGCTCGCCCCCGACGCCTGGGTCATCAACTTCACCAACCCCGCCGGCCTGGTCACCGAGGCCATGTCCCGGCACCTCGGGGACCGGGTCATCGGTATCTGCGACTCCCCGGTCGGGCTCGGCCGCCGTATCGCCCGGGTCCTCGGCGCGGACCCGAACCTGGCGTGGATCGACTATGTCGGACTCAACCACCTGGGCTGGGTCCGCGGGCTCCGCGTCGGAGGCCGGGACGAACTCCCGCGCCTTCTCGGTGATCCGGCGCTGCTCGGCTCGTTCGAGGAGGGCCGGCTCTTCGGGCCGGACTGGCTGCGCTCGCTGGGCGCGGTCCCCAACGAGTACCTGCACTACTACTACTTCAACCGGGAGGCCGTCCGCGCCTACCGGGAAGCCGAGCAGACCCGCGGCGCCTTCCTGCGCGAGCAGCAGGAGGGGTTCTACGCCCGCATGAAGGACCCGGACGCCCCCGCGCTGGCCACCTGGGACCGTACGCGTGCCGAGCGCGAGGCCACCTACATGTCGGAGAACCGGGACGTGGCGGGGGCCGGCGAGCGCGAGGCGAGCGACCTGGGATCCGGCGGCTACGAGCAGGTGGCCCTGGCCCTGATGCGCGCCGTCGCCCGCGACGAGCGGACCACGCTGATCCTCAACGTGCGCAACCGCGGCACACTCTCCGTGCTCGACGCCGACGCGGTCATCGAGGTGCCCTGCCTGGTCGACGCCAACGGGGCGCACCCGGTCGCCGTCGACCCCCTTCCGTACCACGCGGTCGGGCTGGTCACCGCGGTGAAGGGGGTGGAGCGGGCGGTACTCGACGCGGCCGGGACCGGTTCGCGGGGGGCTGCCGTGCGGGCCTTCGCCCTGCATCCGCTGGTGGACTCCGTCTCCGTCGCCCGGCGCCTGGTCGAGGGATACACCCGGGTCCATCCCGGCCTCGCCTACCTCGACCGGCCGTGA
- a CDS encoding cytochrome P450, producing MTTPFQHEPGSAAGPVPPPQCPAHGMGIGPGGLRRLYGAEAESDPAGLYEKLRAEHGTVAPVLMHGDVPAWLVLGHSENLHLTRTPSQFSRDSRRWHALRDGSVAPDHPLAPIFTWQPVCSFAEGETHERLRGAVTDSIARIDTRGVRRHINRYSNRLVNEFCQEGRADLVSQFAEQLPMMVMCAIVGMPEDYSERLVEAARDLTRGTETAIASNAFLVDTLNRLVERRRETPAEDFATWLVEHPAGLTDKEVAEHLRVVLFVAYETTTNLIANVLRMVLTDPRFRARLSGGHMTVPEAVEQTLWDEPPFTSILGRWAVGDTELGGQQIKAGDALIVGIAPANTDPVVRPDLTAGMEGNRAHMAFSSGPHECPGQDIGRAIADVGVDALLMRLPDLELSVDEDKLTWVGNFVSRHLVDLPASFAPSPQQEIDDEPLPAVARSRTATDWEVASPRRTSPAGDVPAGHAPAGVRTSEPLGTPAQGALIPAQRTGRTKIWHAVVRWWNGH from the coding sequence GTGACAACCCCCTTCCAGCACGAACCCGGCTCGGCCGCAGGCCCGGTGCCACCCCCGCAGTGCCCCGCGCACGGCATGGGCATCGGCCCCGGGGGACTGCGCCGCCTTTACGGCGCCGAGGCCGAGTCGGACCCCGCGGGCCTCTACGAGAAGCTCCGCGCGGAACACGGGACGGTCGCACCCGTCCTGATGCACGGTGACGTCCCCGCCTGGCTGGTGCTCGGGCACAGCGAGAACCTGCACCTGACCCGCACCCCCTCGCAGTTCTCGCGCGACTCGCGCCGGTGGCACGCCCTGCGCGACGGGAGCGTGGCCCCCGACCACCCGCTGGCCCCGATCTTCACCTGGCAGCCCGTGTGCTCCTTCGCCGAGGGCGAGACCCACGAGCGACTGCGCGGAGCGGTCACCGACAGCATCGCCCGCATCGACACCCGCGGGGTGCGCCGGCACATCAACCGCTACAGCAACCGGCTCGTCAACGAATTCTGTCAGGAGGGCCGCGCCGACCTGGTCAGCCAGTTCGCCGAACAGCTCCCGATGATGGTCATGTGCGCGATCGTCGGCATGCCCGAGGACTACAGCGAACGCCTGGTGGAGGCGGCCCGTGACCTGACACGCGGCACGGAGACCGCCATCGCGAGCAACGCCTTCCTGGTCGACACGCTGAACCGCCTGGTGGAGCGCCGCAGGGAGACGCCCGCCGAGGACTTCGCCACCTGGCTCGTCGAGCACCCCGCGGGGCTCACCGACAAGGAGGTCGCCGAGCACCTTCGCGTAGTGCTCTTCGTCGCGTACGAGACCACCACCAACCTCATCGCGAACGTGCTGCGCATGGTGCTCACCGATCCCAGGTTCCGGGCGCGGCTGAGCGGCGGGCACATGACCGTGCCCGAGGCGGTGGAACAGACCCTGTGGGACGAGCCGCCGTTCACCTCGATCCTGGGACGCTGGGCGGTGGGCGACACCGAGCTCGGCGGGCAGCAGATCAAGGCCGGTGACGCCCTCATCGTCGGGATCGCTCCGGCCAACACCGATCCGGTGGTGCGGCCCGACCTGACCGCGGGCATGGAGGGCAACCGCGCTCACATGGCCTTCAGCAGCGGACCCCACGAGTGCCCGGGCCAGGACATCGGACGCGCCATCGCCGACGTCGGCGTCGACGCTCTGCTGATGCGCCTTCCCGACCTGGAGCTCAGCGTCGACGAGGACAAGCTGACCTGGGTGGGCAACTTCGTCTCCCGCCACCTGGTGGACCTGCCCGCCAGCTTCGCCCCGAGCCCCCAGCAGGAGATCGACGACGAACCGCTGCCCGCGGTGGCGAGGTCCCGTACCGCCACCGACTGGGAGGTGGCTTCGCCCCGGCGCACGAGCCCCGCGGGAGACGTTCCCGCCGGCCACGCACCGGCCGGTGTGCGCACCTCCGAGCCACTCGGGACGCCCGCGCAGGGAGCCCTGATCCCGGCTCAGCGGACCGGGCGGACGAAGATCTGGCACGCCGTCGTGCGGTGGTGGAACGGCCACTGA
- a CDS encoding GTP-binding protein has translation MDFRSSDTVPGPRGEDVLPSTATAAVKVVVVGGFGVGKTTMVGSVSEIRPLTTEETMTQAGVGVDDNKGVEAKTATTVAMDFGRISLSEELILYLFGTPGQERFWFLWNGLFEGALGAVVLIDTRRLQTSFDVIGRLEERGVPFVVAVNTFPGAPHHPVEALRNALDLPEEVPMIDCDARLRTSSRDVLMTLMRYLHSLAVPLAG, from the coding sequence ATGGACTTCAGAAGCTCTGACACGGTTCCGGGCCCTCGCGGCGAGGACGTCCTCCCGAGCACGGCCACGGCCGCGGTGAAGGTCGTCGTCGTGGGCGGGTTCGGGGTCGGCAAGACGACCATGGTCGGCTCGGTCAGCGAGATCCGTCCGCTGACGACCGAAGAGACCATGACCCAGGCCGGTGTCGGCGTGGACGACAACAAGGGCGTGGAGGCCAAGACCGCGACCACCGTCGCCATGGACTTCGGCCGGATCAGCCTCAGCGAGGAACTGATCCTCTACCTGTTCGGAACCCCCGGCCAGGAGCGCTTCTGGTTCCTCTGGAACGGACTGTTCGAGGGTGCTCTCGGAGCCGTCGTCCTCATCGACACCCGGCGGCTCCAGACCAGTTTCGACGTCATCGGCAGGCTGGAGGAGCGCGGCGTGCCGTTCGTCGTCGCGGTCAACACCTTCCCCGGCGCGCCGCACCACCCGGTCGAGGCCCTGCGCAACGCCCTCGACCTGCCCGAAGAAGTACCGATGATCGACTGCGACGCCCGGCTGCGCACCTCCAGCCGGGACGTGCTGATGACCCTGATGCGCTATCTGCACAGCCTGGCCGTACCGCTCGCCGGATGA
- a CDS encoding DUF742 domain-containing protein: MSAPRRERKKADPALSDPERLYVITGAPDGERAALDLVTMVVAQAEPSPMVQPEQAAILRLCRAPLSVAEISAYLSLPFSVVTSLLTELLATELIESRAPIVRAALPDRSLLEAVMHGLQKL, encoded by the coding sequence ATGAGTGCTCCCCGCCGAGAACGCAAGAAGGCCGACCCGGCGCTGAGCGATCCGGAACGGCTGTACGTGATCACCGGTGCTCCCGACGGTGAGCGCGCCGCACTCGACCTCGTCACGATGGTGGTGGCACAGGCCGAGCCGTCGCCCATGGTCCAGCCCGAACAGGCCGCGATCCTGCGGCTCTGCAGGGCGCCGTTGTCCGTCGCGGAGATCTCGGCCTACCTGAGCCTCCCCTTCAGCGTGGTCACCTCCCTCCTGACAGAACTCCTGGCGACCGAACTGATCGAGTCGCGCGCGCCCATCGTCCGCGCCGCACTCCCCGACCGGTCCCTCCTCGAAGCGGTGATGCATGGACTTCAGAAGCTCTGA